In Actinomycetota bacterium, the sequence GATGCGGCCGATGCCATCCCCTCGGCAGCAGAGTTGAATTGCAAGAACCGCAGGCTGCTCAAAGAGGTCTCTGGAAATAGACTTGAGAACACTTTGGCCGCCTACAACGCCGGATATGCCGCTGTTCGACGCTATGACGGTGTACCGCCATTCCCGGAGACTCAGGCCTACGTGAAGAACATCCTCGAGGATGCCAAAGACATCAGTTGGTAGGTGCCTGCGACTTGGTCGCGTTCTTGCCGGGGAGATCAGCCTGTGCTGAACCGACAAACTCCGCCCAGACTTCGTCGCTCATCGATTCAGAGTCATTGGTGGTGCCCCAAGTCTTCATCTCGCGGATGAGCGCTTCCTTGGCACGCGCCACCTGCTCGGTGACAACTCGTCGCTGAGCCCACTGCAGTTCGCGCGTGCGCAGCGCGGTTTCCATGTTGATGAGCTGCTCCGGCGTGCACGGCAAGTCATATACAGACGATACAAATCGCGCGATGTCCTCGCGATAGTCATGGCCTCGTCGACCAAAGGTGCCCGGTACGACGTCCATCGCGTTGATGAGGTCGATGCCAGTCAGCACAAAGGTGGTACCAGGACGCCAGCGTGAGGATTTGGGCACGCCAATAGGGCGATCATTTTGCGGGCCCAGCCACCAGGGCTGACGCAGCAGTAGATTGGTCCCGAACTTTGGAATGGGATCGTCGTAGTGGCTCAACAGCAGATGTCGGACTTTGTCGCGCTGCTCGGCTGGCAGATCCAAGTACTCGCCGTAGTTGTCGAGTTCGACCAAGACGCCATCTGGATCGACCCGGGTCTTGTCCAAGCGCCAAGACTTTGCAAACTCCGTTGCTGAAGGTGTTCCAAGGAAGATCGATGAGTGCACAAAATCACGTTCGATCGCCTCAACTGTGCGGTGCCTCCAAATATCTTGGGTCGTCAGAGCACCAAGACTTTCGCCAAAGAGCACGAACTTGGGTCGCTTGTGCGGCTCCAAGCCTCGCAAATATCCCGTGATGCCGTACATGACAGCGCGGTTCTGCTCGACAGCAAGCCCGGTGCGCGTAAGCGACATTGACGACGGAAGCATCGAGTACTGCATGGTGCAAATCGCGCTGTTGCCCAAGGTGAGGTACTCGAGAGATTCGGCCAACACATAGTTGATATACCCAGAGCCGGTCGGAGAGGCGAATACGAGAACTTCGCGTTCAAAGGCCTTGGTTCGCACGAGTTCATCGAGCAGAGTTTCAACTCGGTCTTCGATCACGCTGGCTGAATCAAGACCAACAAACAGTCGAATGGGATCCGCAACAGCGGGCACTCCCATGACTTCTTCGATTTCTGGCCGAGTCAGCACCATGTTGGTGAAGCGACGCCCTTCGCGTGACAGGCTCGCAAAGGAAACCGAACTCTCTGGACTGCCCGACACATATGGACTCGAAGGCGGGATTTCGTAGGCAGGTTCGACAGCTGCGCCACCCTGCTCTACTCGACGAGTCAGGTACTCATAGCCACCGCTCAGGATGCCGCCCAACAGTCCAAGTGCGACCAGGTGCCCTGCTGGGTTCGCGACTTCGTCGTAGCTGGGGGCGATTCGGGTCAGTCCGCGCGAGACCTGATTGGCGAGCAGCCGCTCTCCTCCCTGCAGGGTGATGACGCCAGCACCTACACCCAGCGCGATCAGCACAGAATTGCGAGTGGAGACCTTCGCGATAGTCGTATCGCCCAATTCAGCGGCCCGACGATGCACCCGACGAATTTCAAATGCTGATGCGCCGACACCAGCGGCGAGTGGAATCGGAAGCATCTTCGCCCAGCCCATGCGCGGTGACTTCTGCGCGAGCAGATCCAGCGAACCGATCGCACCACTCAATGCCGCGCCAGCCAGGGCAACTCGAGCCGAGCGCTGAGCGGCAACTCGAGCCAAGCCGCGACGCAGTTTTTCATCCTCTTGGGCAGGCAGGAGACGCGAGAGTCCTTCGGCGAGCGCTGCTGCTGCAAGATTCGTGCCGACAGTGAAGGCAAGCCGCGAAGCCGAGGCGCTGCCATCGGACGCTTCAGCTCGATTGCGAGTGAGGCGATTACCAAGAGAATCAATGGTGCTCTCGGCCGCGGTAACCAAGGACAGCGTGGTTGCCGAGATAACTCCGGTTGCAATTGCCTGATCCAGGGTCTTTCGCGGTTGGAGGCCGGGCTCAAATGAAGGACCGACCGCTGCAGCGGCAGCGAACAGTGCAACACGTTCAGCAAGTGGACGGTTGTGGCCAAGAGCTCCCACGACCCGACTGAAGGAAACCATGGCGCAATCCTGCCAGTACCGAGGGCTATGTGCTCACGGTTGTGGGCGTAGGAGTGGGGACAGCCGTCTCCGTTGGCGACGGAACCGGCGTTGGCACAGGAACTGGCGGCGGCATCGTTGGGGTGAAGGGGTGACTGTGCAGCGCTGACTTCTTCAACCAAATCGGCCACGCCACATTCCACAACCCACCAGGGCCATTGCCCGGTTGTGCCAGATTGCCAAGGGTGTTGGAGTAGATGAAGACGTCACCAGGGATGGTGATCTCGTAAATCCATTTGGCATCCGACTCGTACATATTCGTACAGCCATGCGAACCGTTGTACTTGCCCAATCGTCCAGTCGCCCAGGGCGCAGCGTGGATGAACTCACCTGATGGAGTCACGCGGGTATTCCAGCGGGCGTCGAGGGAGTACTGCTGCGAGGGATCAGAAATTCCGAGCGAAGTGCTGGTGTACGTCTTGAATGGCTCTTTCTGCGTGCTCACCACCTTGACTCCGTTGCGCGTTCGCCAGTCCGGTCCGCCAAGTGAGATCTTGAAAGTCTTCACTTTCACGCCATCGATGTACACCGTCATGAGGTCTGAGGCCCCATTGACTCGGCCGATGAATGAGCGTGCCGTCTTGAAGGAGTAGGTGGTGCCAAGCGAGGAAGTTCCGACCAGAGTCGAGCCGCCGGACACGCCCATGTTGGCTGAGTTCAAGGAAGAGGTGATGGTAATAGTTGAGTGCCCCGGCCAGAAACCCGTGGGACGGAACATCACCGAGCGATTGCTCTGCCAGGCCCAAGCGCCTGGAACCACCTGGGTTGCACCTGTTGCATCGGAAGTGGCCGACACAGTGAGGTGGCGCTCCACGACTGCCTTATTTGGGATGTCTTGGCTGAAGGTGAGCTTGGGAATGGTGCCAATGCCCAAGCGGGTTGCCGAGGCATTGACGCCAAGGTCGTTGGCAGCTCCGTCAAATTTGCCAGTAATCATGATGCGGGCCTTGGGAAGTTTGGTCAGCTTGTCGGTGTCCAGAGCAATGGGGACAGTTGGTACGCCCGAACCCAGGGCACTCATTGGCCCAGGCCCAGCTTCATTGACCGCTCTGAGCGCGACGATGTACTTCACGCCATCGGTCAGACCGCTGACCACGCAAAGCCCGAGCGTCAATCCACAGGCACTCCAGGTATTTCCGCCATTCGACGTCACCTGGACCTCAGTAACTGGCGGAACATTGGCACTCAAAGGCAGGACATAAGCAATCTGCAGGGAGCCGGTGCCAACCGAAGTGACTGAGGCGATGCTTGGTGCATCGGGAAATGGGGCCGCGGCTTGCGCCGGCAACGCAAGGGCCAATAGGCCAAGAGCGAGCACAGAAGCAAGACCCATGCGGCCGGAGTGTGGGGGAAGCACTCCCTCACTGTAAGTCGCGCGGCGCGGCGATCCAAAACCGACCCAGATTGAGACCCGGATTACGTTCGTTGAATATGGGAACTTGCGCGTGAAGCGACTATTCTTATGTGGGCGCAACTGCGCTAGTGCGCCTCCACGTCAGTGCTGTGTGCACCATCTATTCGACGAAATGAGCACCTCGGTGCGAGAGGACCTGCAGTGGCCACGGAATCCATGGACACCTTTGGCGCCAACGAGTGGCTCGTAGATGAACTCTATGATCTGTATCGACAGGACAAGAGCAAAGTCGATCCGATCTGGTGGGACTTCTTTCAGGATTACTCCCCCGGGGCGCCAGGCGAGCCACCAACGCTGAATGCGGCCACATCGGGCTTTGCGCCTGCTCCTGTGACTACTGAAGCCACGAGCGAGGTCCTTGCTCCCGTGCCTGTTGTCGCTCCCCCAGTTGCCGTGCCTCCGAGCCCAACTACCCCGACTTATCCCACTCCCGCCGCTGCTCCTGTCGCGGCCCAGTCCGAGCTCTCAACGCAAAGCGCAACCTCTGTTCTCAAGGGCCCGGCAGCTCGAGTCGTCACCAACATGGAAGCCAGCCTTGCTGTGCCAACGGCAACAAGTGTTCGCGCGTTGCCAGCGCGACTGCTTCAGGACAACCGCACAGTCATCAACAACCATCTCGCGCGCACCCGCGGCGGGAAGGTCTCCTTCACGCACCTCATCGGCTACGCGCTTGTTCGCGCTGTTGCCGATATTCCTGCCATGAACGGCCACTTCGTCGAGGTCGACGGCAAGCCCGCACTCGTGTCCAGTTCAGCGATCAACCTCGGTCTTGCTATCGATCAGACCAAGCCCGATGGCACTCGCCAACTGCTCGTGCCGAGCATCAAGGGCGCACAGGACATGGATTTCTCACAGTTCCATGCGGCCTATGAGGACATCGTTCGCAAGGCTCGCAATAACAAGCTCACCGTCGACGACTTTGCCGGAACTACCCTTTCGCTCACCAATCCAGGTGGCATCGGCACCAACCTCTCAGTGCCGCGATTGATGAGCGGCCAAGGCTGCATCGTTGGCGTGGGTTCACTTGAGTACCCAGCTGAGTGGGAAGGGGCTTCAGAGGAGTCCATAGCCCGCAACGCGGTCTCGAAGATCTTGACCCTGACCTCTACCTACGACCACCGCATCATCCAAGGCGCTCAGTCCGGTGAGTTCCTTCGCCGAATCCACCAGTTGATCCTCGGAGAAGATGGCTTCTACGACGAGATCTTCCGAGCCCTGCGCATTCCATACGAGCCCATCCGCTGGGCCAAGGACATCTCTGCCAATCACGAGTCAGATCTCAGCAAGGCAACACGTGTGCAGGAGATCATCCACGCCTACCGAGTGCGCGGACATCTCCTCGCCGATACCGATCCACTTGAAGCGCGTCAGCCGACGCACCCAGATCTCGACACGATGTCGCACAGTCTGACTCTTTGGGATTTGGATCGCGTCTTTCCGACAGGTGGATTTGGCGGCCAGCCCCTGATGAACCTGCGCGAGATTCTGCGCATCCTTCGCGATTCGTACACGCGGTCGATGGGCATCGAATACATGCACATTCAGGATCCAGACCAGCGCACTTGGATTCAAAGCCAGATCGAAGGCCCGCATGTGCGTCCCGATCGCGAAGAGCAGTTGCGCATCTTGCACAAGCTCAATGAAGCCGAAGCGCTTGAATCCTTTCTGCAGACCAAGTACGTCGGCCAGAAGCGCTTCAGTCTCGAAGGCGGCGATTCGCTCATCCCTCTTCTTGATGCCATCCTCATTGAAGCTGCTGATGCCAACCTTCTCGAGGTCGCCATCGGTATGCCACACCGTGGCCGCCTCAATGTGCTCACCAACATCGCAGGCAAGTCCTACGCCCAGATTTTCCGTGAGTTCGAGGGTGACTTCGGCCCAGAGTCGGTGCAGGGCTCAGGCGACGTGAAGTACCACCTCGGCACCACCGGAATGTTCACCGCTCCAAGCGGTGCGACAACTGATGTCTACCTCGCCGCGAACCCCTCGCACCTTGAGGCGGTCAATCCCGTGCTTGAAGGCATCGTTCGAGCAAAGCAGGATCGGCTGAATCGCGACGAGACCAGCCGCATCCTGCCGATCTTGATGCATGGCGACG encodes:
- a CDS encoding alpha/beta-hydrolase family protein; its protein translation is MVSFSRVVGALGHNRPLAERVALFAAAAAVGPSFEPGLQPRKTLDQAIATGVISATTLSLVTAAESTIDSLGNRLTRNRAEASDGSASASRLAFTVGTNLAAAALAEGLSRLLPAQEDEKLRRGLARVAAQRSARVALAGAALSGAIGSLDLLAQKSPRMGWAKMLPIPLAAGVGASAFEIRRVHRRAAELGDTTIAKVSTRNSVLIALGVGAGVITLQGGERLLANQVSRGLTRIAPSYDEVANPAGHLVALGLLGGILSGGYEYLTRRVEQGGAAVEPAYEIPPSSPYVSGSPESSVSFASLSREGRRFTNMVLTRPEIEEVMGVPAVADPIRLFVGLDSASVIEDRVETLLDELVRTKAFEREVLVFASPTGSGYINYVLAESLEYLTLGNSAICTMQYSMLPSSMSLTRTGLAVEQNRAVMYGITGYLRGLEPHKRPKFVLFGESLGALTTQDIWRHRTVEAIERDFVHSSIFLGTPSATEFAKSWRLDKTRVDPDGVLVELDNYGEYLDLPAEQRDKVRHLLLSHYDDPIPKFGTNLLLRQPWWLGPQNDRPIGVPKSSRWRPGTTFVLTGIDLINAMDVVPGTFGRRGHDYREDIARFVSSVYDLPCTPEQLINMETALRTRELQWAQRRVVTEQVARAKEALIREMKTWGTTNDSESMSDEVWAEFVGSAQADLPGKNATKSQAPTN
- a CDS encoding multifunctional oxoglutarate decarboxylase/oxoglutarate dehydrogenase thiamine pyrophosphate-binding subunit/dihydrolipoyllysine-residue succinyltransferase subunit; protein product: MDTFGANEWLVDELYDLYRQDKSKVDPIWWDFFQDYSPGAPGEPPTLNAATSGFAPAPVTTEATSEVLAPVPVVAPPVAVPPSPTTPTYPTPAAAPVAAQSELSTQSATSVLKGPAARVVTNMEASLAVPTATSVRALPARLLQDNRTVINNHLARTRGGKVSFTHLIGYALVRAVADIPAMNGHFVEVDGKPALVSSSAINLGLAIDQTKPDGTRQLLVPSIKGAQDMDFSQFHAAYEDIVRKARNNKLTVDDFAGTTLSLTNPGGIGTNLSVPRLMSGQGCIVGVGSLEYPAEWEGASEESIARNAVSKILTLTSTYDHRIIQGAQSGEFLRRIHQLILGEDGFYDEIFRALRIPYEPIRWAKDISANHESDLSKATRVQEIIHAYRVRGHLLADTDPLEARQPTHPDLDTMSHSLTLWDLDRVFPTGGFGGQPLMNLREILRILRDSYTRSMGIEYMHIQDPDQRTWIQSQIEGPHVRPDREEQLRILHKLNEAEALESFLQTKYVGQKRFSLEGGDSLIPLLDAILIEAADANLLEVAIGMPHRGRLNVLTNIAGKSYAQIFREFEGDFGPESVQGSGDVKYHLGTTGMFTAPSGATTDVYLAANPSHLEAVNPVLEGIVRAKQDRLNRDETSRILPILMHGDAAFAGQGVVAETLQMSQIQGYRTEGTIHIVVNNQVGFTTSPRYSRSSVYSTDVARTIQAPIFHVNGDDPEAVVRIARLAYDFRQKFHKDVVIDLVCYRRRGHNEADDPSLTQPLMYKIIDNKRSVRKHYTESLIGRGDITVEEAEDALKHFQAQLERIFQETHSDPGKAFSESEQDIVETGSRELVRQRPAYEVDTSITQEQIDTVIASQLQMPENFAVHPRLQPQLARREQMVADDAIDWGMGEALAFGSLLMDGRTIRLAGQDSRRGTFGHRHGVIVDSQSGWQYKPLKQCYRGDAKLYIYDSLLSEFAAMGFEYGYSVARPDALVLWEAQFGDFANGAQTIIDEFISSGEQKWGQKSSLTLLLPHGFEGQGPDHSSARIERFLQMCAQDNMTVAMPTTPASYFHLLRWKVASELTRPLVVFTPKSLLRAKQAVSSKADFLNGHFRAVIGDDKINRADAKTVLLCSGKVYYDLVAHREKIGANDVAIIRMERLYPLPHKTLPLSMEGMEGADLRWVQEEPANQGAWSFMAMHLPELLQRPITGVTRPASSSPAVGTHARHELEQSALVEQAFAPRS
- a CDS encoding L,D-transpeptidase family protein; translation: MLPPHSGRMGLASVLALGLLALALPAQAAAPFPDAPSIASVTSVGTGSLQIAYVLPLSANVPPVTEVQVTSNGGNTWSACGLTLGLCVVSGLTDGVKYIVALRAVNEAGPGPMSALGSGVPTVPIALDTDKLTKLPKARIMITGKFDGAANDLGVNASATRLGIGTIPKLTFSQDIPNKAVVERHLTVSATSDATGATQVVPGAWAWQSNRSVMFRPTGFWPGHSTITITSSLNSANMGVSGGSTLVGTSSLGTTYSFKTARSFIGRVNGASDLMTVYIDGVKVKTFKISLGGPDWRTRNGVKVVSTQKEPFKTYTSTSLGISDPSQQYSLDARWNTRVTPSGEFIHAAPWATGRLGKYNGSHGCTNMYESDAKWIYEITIPGDVFIYSNTLGNLAQPGNGPGGLWNVAWPIWLKKSALHSHPFTPTMPPPVPVPTPVPSPTETAVPTPTPTTVST